A window from Podospora bellae-mahoneyi strain CBS 112042 chromosome 1 map unlocalized CBS112042p_1, whole genome shotgun sequence encodes these proteins:
- a CDS encoding uncharacterized protein (COG:K; EggNog:ENOG503P67T) produces MSGLPINSSTSFDPYATTSFDAAQLQSYSDFSPIFDNFEDFGTDFNSDSAASPISPISPVLSSSSFSYPTADQWVEWDRIEHSPEPEALFKTNPFDGSILTSNATTNNYLRNPSLSPAVNPMATVIGTEGIDSQAPLFQTAPIMVAPLPSQQRQMAASMDDASKRYPSRNLKRKTSIPSEDDEPLPASKRSSPPPAAAPRRSSKDNSAAGPKKTAHNMIEKRYRTNLNDKISQLRDAVPALRIVAQRMENPGAYEENGADEMMADEILGGLSPAAKLNKATILAKATEYIMQLERRNLGLETENNALRGRMEGLEMLLMSRGGPQPQQLPVWN; encoded by the exons atgTCTGGACTACCTATCAACTCGTCGACATCATTCGACCCAtatgccaccacctcctttgATGCTGCCCAGCTT CAATCATACTCTGACTTCTCACCCATCTTTGACAATTTTGAGGACTTTGGCACCGACTTCAACTCGGACTCGGCagcctcccccatctcccccatctctccTGTTctctcctcaagctccttcAGCTACCCCACTGCCGACCAGTGGGTTGAGTGGGACAGGATCGAGCACTCCCCAGAGCCCGAAGCTCTGTTCAAGACCAACCCCTTTGACGGGTCCATCTTGACTAGCaacgccaccaccaacaactaCCTCCGCAACCCGTCACTAAGCCCCGCGGTCAACCCCATGGCCACCGTCATTGGCACCGAAGGCATCGACAGCCAAGCGCCCCTCTTCCAAACGGCGCCCATCATGGTtgcccctctcccctcccaacagcGCCAGATGGCTGCCTCCATGGACGATGCCTCCAAGAGGTACCCATCCCGCAACCTTAAGCGCAAGACCTCAATCCCGtccgaggacgacgagccCCTGCCCGCGTCCAAGCggtcctcccctccaccagcagccgCCCCTCGCCGGTCCTCCAAGGACAACTCCGCCGCCGGACCCAAGAAGACGGCCCACAACATGATCGAGAAGCGGTACCgcaccaacctcaacgacAAGATTTCGCAGCTCCGCGACGCCGTCCCAGCACTCCGCATCGTGGCGCAGAGAATGGAGAACCCCGGCGCCTACGAGGAGAATGGCGCCGACGAGATGATGGCCGACGAGATCCTCGGCGGTCTCTCCCCAGcggccaagctcaacaaggccACCATCTTGGCCAAAGCCACCGAGTACATCATGCAACTGGAGCGGAGAAACCTCGGACTGGAGACGGAGAACAATGCGCTGAGGGGGAgaatggaggggttggagatgctTTTGATGAGCAGAGGCGGCCCTCAGCCACAGCAGCTTCCTGTTTGGAACTAG
- a CDS encoding uncharacterized protein (CAZy:AA8; EggNog:ENOG503P3MT; COG:S): MLWTLWFGLLAALLSRTVTAQANAIYRDADTGLVFSSNYVLYRVNQGITYRVAIPANVQTYTSYDAVIQAVIPNDVGWAGIAWAGSMPRNPLTVAWRNSQNQPVLSSRWAGGHITPQAYNNAQYTLFKTGTKSNGTHWQYTALCKGCTSWTTDTGASRFLSPRGGNRMAFAYSPNRPSSPNSPTSTIPIHDVHGYWQHDFSGAANQDFDAIVERLASGV; encoded by the exons ATGCTCTGGACTTTGTGGTTTGGGCTCCTCGCGGCCCTGCTCAGCAGAACCG TGACGGCGCAGGCTAATGCCATCTACCGCGACGCCGACACCGGCCTCGTGTTTTCTTCCAACTACGTGCTGTACAGGGTAAACCAGGGCATCACTTACCGCGTAGCCATTCCGGCCAACGTCCAGACCTACACCTCGTACGATGCCGTTATCCAGGCCGTCATCCCTAACGATGTCGGTTGGGCCGGTATTGCCTGGGCTGGCTCTATGCCCAGGAACCCGTTGACTGTTGCCTGGAGAAACAGCCAGAACCAGCCGGTGCTCTCCTCTCGCTGGGCTGG TGGCCATATCACCCCCCAGGCCTACAACAACGCCCAGTACACCCTTTTCAAGACCGGCACCAAGTCCAACGGCACCCACTGGCAGTACACCGCTCTCTGCAAGGGATGCACTTCGTGGACGACCGACACCGGCGCCTCCCGCTTCCTGAGCCCCAGGGGAGGAAACCGCATGGCTTTTGCCTACTCCCCCAAccgtccttcttcccccaacagccccacCTCGACCATCCCAATCCATGACGTCCATGGATACTGGCAACACGACTTCTCGGGGGCTGCCAACCAGGACTTTGACGCCATTGTCGAGAGACTTGCGAGCGGTGTCTAA